The Streptomyces europaeiscabiei genome window below encodes:
- a CDS encoding ribonucleoside-diphosphate reductase subunit alpha, with translation MTIAPADPVSADLASAHLASATPATETDGPGTALLRTLTELTVDLPDADPGRVAAAALRGRSARADDAELRELATEAAAGLISEDPAYSKLAARLLAIGIRAEAASQGVTTFTGSIAVGHREGLVADRTAEFTRVHAERLDALVDPAGDDRFGYFGLRTLHSRYLLRHPLTRKVIETPQHFMLRVASGLAEDDTARAVDEVAALYGLMSRLDYLPSSPTLFNSGTRHPQMSSCYLLDSPLDELDSIYDRYHQVARLSKHAGGIGLSYSRIRSRGSLIRGTNGHSNGIVPFLKTLDASVAAVNQGGRRKGAAAVYLETWHSDIEEFLELRDNTGEDARRTHNLNLAHWIPDEFMRRVNADEPWSLFSPADVPELVDLWGEEFEAAYRKAEAGGLAKKTIPARDLYGRMMRTLAQTGNGWMTFKDAANRTANQTAEPGHVVHSSNLCTEILEVTDDGETAVCNLGSVNLGAFVDRAAGDMDWQRLDETVRTAVTFLDRVVDINFYPTEQAGRSNAKWRPVGLGAMGLQDVFFQLRLPFDSPEAKALSTRIAERIMLAAYEASADLAERNGPLPAWDKTRTARGVLHPDHYGVESTWPERWAALRERVATTGMRNSLLLAIAPTATIASIAGVYECIEPQVSNLFKRETLSGEFLQVNSYLVKDLKELGVWDTRTREALRDSNGSVQDFAWIPADVRALYRTAWEIPQRGIIDMAAARTPYLDQSQSLNLFLETPTIGKLSSMYAYAWKSGLKTTYYLRSRPATRIARAAQGQAQAQAPAQPEKTIPLQQAADPDAVACSLENPESCEACQ, from the coding sequence GTGACCATCGCGCCAGCCGACCCGGTTTCAGCCGACCTGGCTTCAGCCCACCTGGCTTCAGCCACCCCGGCGACGGAGACCGACGGTCCCGGTACCGCGTTGCTGCGGACCCTGACCGAGCTGACCGTCGACCTCCCCGACGCCGATCCCGGCCGGGTCGCCGCCGCCGCGTTGCGCGGCCGGTCCGCGAGGGCCGACGACGCGGAGCTGCGCGAGCTGGCCACGGAGGCGGCCGCGGGCCTCATCTCCGAGGACCCCGCCTACTCGAAGCTGGCCGCCCGTCTGCTGGCCATCGGCATCCGCGCCGAGGCCGCCTCGCAGGGCGTCACGACGTTCACCGGGTCCATCGCCGTGGGCCACCGGGAGGGCCTCGTCGCCGACCGCACCGCGGAGTTCACGCGCGTGCACGCCGAGCGTCTGGACGCCCTGGTCGACCCGGCCGGCGACGACCGCTTCGGCTACTTCGGCCTGCGCACCCTGCACAGCCGCTACCTGCTCCGGCACCCCCTCACCCGCAAGGTCATCGAGACACCCCAGCACTTCATGCTGCGCGTGGCGAGCGGTCTGGCCGAGGACGACACCGCCCGTGCCGTGGACGAAGTCGCCGCGCTCTACGGCCTCATGAGCCGCCTCGACTATCTCCCTTCCTCCCCCACGCTCTTCAACTCCGGTACACGCCACCCCCAGATGTCGTCCTGCTACCTCCTCGACTCCCCGCTGGACGAGCTGGACTCCATCTACGACCGCTACCACCAGGTGGCCCGCCTCTCGAAGCACGCCGGCGGCATCGGCCTGTCGTACTCCCGTATCCGCTCGCGCGGTTCGCTGATCCGGGGCACCAACGGACACTCCAACGGCATCGTGCCGTTCCTGAAGACGCTGGACGCCTCGGTCGCCGCCGTGAACCAGGGCGGCCGGCGCAAGGGCGCGGCCGCGGTCTACCTGGAGACCTGGCACTCCGACATCGAGGAGTTCCTGGAGCTGCGCGACAACACCGGTGAGGACGCCCGGCGTACGCACAACCTGAACCTGGCGCACTGGATCCCGGACGAGTTCATGCGCCGGGTGAACGCCGACGAGCCGTGGTCGCTGTTCTCCCCGGCCGACGTGCCCGAGCTGGTCGACCTGTGGGGCGAGGAGTTCGAGGCCGCCTACCGCAAGGCGGAGGCGGGCGGCCTGGCGAAGAAGACCATCCCGGCCCGTGATCTGTACGGCCGCATGATGCGCACCCTCGCGCAGACCGGCAACGGCTGGATGACCTTCAAGGACGCGGCCAACCGCACGGCCAACCAGACGGCGGAGCCGGGCCATGTCGTGCACTCGTCCAACCTCTGCACGGAGATCCTGGAGGTCACGGACGACGGGGAGACGGCGGTCTGCAACCTGGGCTCGGTGAACCTGGGCGCGTTCGTCGACCGGGCGGCGGGCGACATGGACTGGCAGCGGCTGGACGAGACCGTCCGCACCGCCGTCACCTTCCTCGACCGCGTGGTCGACATCAACTTCTACCCGACCGAGCAGGCGGGCCGGTCCAACGCCAAGTGGCGCCCGGTCGGCCTCGGCGCGATGGGCCTGCAGGACGTCTTCTTCCAGCTGCGCCTGCCCTTCGACTCCCCCGAGGCCAAGGCGCTGTCCACGCGGATCGCCGAGCGCATCATGCTCGCCGCGTACGAGGCCTCCGCCGACCTCGCCGAGCGCAACGGCCCACTGCCGGCCTGGGACAAGACCCGCACGGCCCGTGGTGTGCTGCACCCGGACCACTACGGCGTCGAGTCCACCTGGCCGGAGCGCTGGGCGGCCCTGCGCGAGCGCGTCGCGACGACGGGCATGCGCAACTCCCTGCTCCTCGCCATCGCGCCGACGGCCACCATCGCCTCGATCGCAGGTGTGTACGAATGCATCGAGCCGCAGGTGTCCAACCTGTTCAAGCGCGAGACGCTTTCCGGCGAGTTCCTCCAGGTCAACTCGTATCTGGTGAAGGACCTCAAGGAGCTGGGCGTCTGGGACACCCGCACCCGTGAGGCGCTTCGCGACTCGAACGGCTCGGTGCAGGACTTCGCGTGGATCCCGGCCGACGTACGGGCCCTGTACCGCACGGCCTGGGAGATCCCGCAGCGCGGGATCATCGACATGGCCGCCGCCCGCACCCCGTATCTGGACCAGTCGCAGTCGCTGAACCTGTTCCTGGAGACGCCGACCATCGGCAAGCTCTCCTCGATGTACGCGTACGCCTGGAAGTCGGGGCTGAAGACCACGTACTACCTGCGCTCCCGCCCGGCGACCCGCATCGCCCGCGCCGCCCAGGGCCAGGCCCAGGCGCAGGCCCCGGCACAGCCCGAGAAGACCATCCCCCTCCAGCAGGCGGCCGACCCGGATGCCGTCGCCTGCTCCCTGGAAAACCCCGAGTCCTGCGAGGCCTGCCAGTAA
- a CDS encoding GNAT family N-acetyltransferase has translation MDISIRHVAPDEYATLGEITAQAYLGDGLLDFGESDVYLGELRDVAKRADEADVLVALADGRVLGGVTFVPAGGPMADIAAAGEAEIRMLAVAPEARGRGVGEALVRACVERARTVEGCARVVLSTQRTMRAAHRIYERLGFTRTPERDWNPLPDVLDISLITYELTL, from the coding sequence ATGGACATCTCGATCAGGCACGTGGCCCCCGACGAGTACGCCACCCTCGGCGAGATCACCGCGCAGGCCTACCTCGGCGACGGACTGCTGGACTTCGGGGAGAGCGATGTGTACCTCGGTGAGCTGCGGGACGTGGCGAAGCGGGCCGACGAGGCCGACGTGCTCGTGGCCCTGGCGGACGGCCGGGTGCTCGGCGGTGTGACCTTCGTCCCGGCGGGCGGCCCCATGGCGGACATCGCCGCCGCGGGAGAGGCCGAGATACGGATGCTCGCGGTTGCCCCGGAAGCGCGCGGGCGGGGTGTCGGCGAGGCCCTCGTACGGGCCTGTGTGGAGCGCGCCCGGACCGTGGAGGGCTGTGCACGCGTCGTGCTGTCGACGCAGCGCACCATGCGCGCGGCCCATCGGATCTACGAACGCCTGGGCTTCACTCGCACGCCGGAGCGCGACTGGAACCCCCTCCCCGACGTCCTCGACATCTCGCTGATCACCTATGAGTTGACTCTCTGA